GCCAGCTCCTCGAGCCGGGTCAGATCGGTGGGCAGGCGCGGCACGGCACCCGTCATCCCGTTCAGGTAGATCTCGTACTGGAAATCCGCCCAGTGCTTCGCCATCCCCGGCTCCCGCCTCTCGTCGTCGAGCTCGCGCCGTCAGCACCATACTCGCGGGTATGTCGAGGCGGCCCGCCGGGTGAAGAGGTCTGTTTCAGGGGTGTTTCAGGCCTATCGGCGAACGGGTGGATCACGCCATCCGGCCAGTTCATGCCTCAAGGACCGATCAAGAACCGCCCTGTTCCGGACTTGGAACGTTCGAATTCCGTGACATCACGCCACTGATTCAATACGCAAGGTTACCGAAACCCATGGGGTCGATATGAGTTTCGGCGGCGGACTCGGCAGACTCGCGCTCGCCGTTCCGGCACCGACCGAGCCGGGCCGGCATCACCCTCGAAACGAGCGGAAGGATGCACACAATGCGGAACACCGCGCGCTGGGCAGCGACTCTGGGCCTGACGGCCACCGCCGTCTGCGGGCCCCTCGCCGGGGCGTCTCTCGCCTCCCCGGCCACCGCCCCCGCGTCGCTCCACGCCCCCTCGGCCCTCGTACTGACCGTAGGGCACGGAGAGAGCGCTGCCACCGCCGTACCCGTACGCGCGGTCACGTTGACCTGCGCGCCCACGGCCTCCGGAACCCACCCCGCCACGGTCTCGGCCTGTGCCGAACTGCGCGGCGCGGGCGGTGACTTCGACGCCCTCGCGGCGGACGCCGGTGTGATGTGCACCCGGGAGTACGCGCCCG
This region of Streptomyces ambofaciens ATCC 23877 genomic DNA includes:
- a CDS encoding protease inhibitor, translating into MRNTARWAATLGLTATAVCGPLAGASLASPATAPASLHAPSALVLTVGHGESAATAVPVRAVTLTCAPTASGTHPATVSACAELRGAGGDFDALAADAGVMCTREYAPVVVTVDGVWQGRRLSYERTFANECVKNAGSSSVFTF